From a single Pseudomonas triticicola genomic region:
- a CDS encoding vWA domain-containing protein, with protein MFEFAWPWIFVLLPLPWLMRLVLPVADSGEPALKVSFLADLEGLARRRARANLPAWRQQAPFILLWLILLIAAARPQWLGEPLPIAASGRDLLVAVDVSGSMDFPDMQWQDEEVSRLSLVQHLLGDFLESRDGDRVGLILFGSQAYLQAPLTFDRRTVRVWLDEARIGIAGKNTAIGDAIGLALKRLRLRPAQSRVLILVTDGANNGGEINPLTAAKLAASEGVRIYPIGIGANPEDSGSTGLLGVNPSLDLDEPALKAIAEITGGQYFRAHDGLELQAIKDTLDQLEPVTQQPTQARPAQALYHWPLALALWLSLLLVVRELWPDNPLQRLFSKQLYLQSPLPDWRQRLQRLRLRRRR; from the coding sequence ATGTTTGAGTTCGCCTGGCCGTGGATCTTCGTGCTGTTGCCGCTGCCGTGGTTGATGCGTCTTGTCCTGCCGGTGGCCGACAGCGGCGAGCCGGCGCTCAAAGTGAGTTTCCTCGCCGACCTCGAAGGCCTCGCCCGCCGCCGCGCCCGCGCCAACTTGCCGGCGTGGCGGCAGCAGGCGCCGTTTATCTTGCTGTGGCTGATCCTGCTGATCGCCGCCGCGCGCCCGCAATGGCTCGGCGAACCGCTGCCGATAGCCGCCAGTGGCCGTGATCTGCTGGTGGCGGTGGACGTGTCCGGTTCGATGGATTTTCCTGACATGCAATGGCAGGACGAGGAAGTCAGTCGCCTGTCGCTGGTGCAGCACTTGCTCGGCGATTTCCTTGAAAGCCGCGACGGCGACCGCGTCGGCCTGATCCTGTTCGGCAGTCAGGCCTACCTGCAAGCGCCGCTGACCTTTGACCGGCGCACCGTACGCGTCTGGCTCGACGAGGCGCGGATCGGCATCGCCGGCAAGAACACGGCGATCGGCGATGCCATCGGCCTGGCCCTGAAACGCCTGCGCCTGCGCCCGGCGCAAAGTCGCGTGCTGATTCTGGTCACCGACGGCGCCAACAACGGCGGCGAAATCAATCCGCTGACCGCCGCAAAACTGGCCGCCAGTGAAGGCGTCAGAATCTACCCGATCGGCATCGGCGCCAATCCCGAGGATAGCGGCTCGACCGGCCTGCTCGGGGTCAATCCGAGCCTTGATCTGGATGAGCCGGCGCTCAAGGCCATCGCCGAAATCACCGGCGGCCAGTACTTCCGCGCCCACGACGGCCTGGAGCTGCAAGCGATCAAGGACACCCTCGATCAGCTCGAACCGGTGACTCAACAACCGACTCAGGCACGCCCGGCGCAAGCCTTGTATCACTGGCCGCTGGCGTTGGCGCTGTGGTTGAGCCTGTTGCTGGTCGTTCGCGAACTGTGGCCGGACAATCCGCTGCAACGCCTGTTCAGCAAGCAACTGTATTTGCAAAGTCCGCTGCCGGACTGGCGTCAGCGCTTGCAGCGTTTGCGCCTGCGGAGGCGCCGATGA
- a CDS encoding AAA family ATPase: MEHREALLALRTFLSTQILGQEKLIERLLIALLADGHMLVEGAPGLAKTKAIKELAEGIEAQFHRIQFTPDLLPADITGTEIYRPETGSFVFQQGPIFHNLVLADEINRAPAKVQSALLEAMAERQVSVGRSTYELSPLFLVMATQNPIEQEGTYPLPEAQLDRFLMHVKIGFPDAAVERRILQQARGEALNGETKPERRVSQQAIFAARKEILGLYMADAVEEYLVQLVMATRNPAKFDQEMAEWIAYGASPRGSIALDRCARAHAWLAGRDFVSPEDIQAVLFDVLRHRIILSFEAEAAGIDQDRVVQRILDVVAVA, encoded by the coding sequence ATGGAACATCGTGAAGCGCTGCTGGCGCTGCGAACCTTTCTTTCAACGCAGATTCTCGGCCAGGAAAAACTCATCGAGCGTTTGCTCATCGCCCTGCTCGCCGACGGCCACATGCTGGTCGAGGGCGCTCCCGGTCTGGCCAAGACCAAAGCGATCAAAGAACTCGCCGAGGGCATCGAAGCCCAGTTCCATCGAATCCAGTTCACCCCCGACCTGCTGCCGGCCGACATCACCGGCACCGAAATCTACCGTCCGGAAACCGGCAGCTTCGTCTTCCAGCAGGGGCCGATCTTTCACAACCTGGTGCTGGCCGACGAAATCAACCGTGCGCCGGCCAAGGTGCAATCGGCCTTGCTCGAAGCGATGGCCGAGCGTCAGGTCAGCGTCGGGCGCAGCACCTATGAGCTGTCGCCGCTGTTTCTGGTAATGGCCACGCAGAACCCGATCGAACAGGAAGGCACCTATCCGTTGCCGGAAGCCCAGCTCGACCGCTTCCTCATGCACGTCAAGATCGGCTTCCCCGACGCCGCTGTCGAACGGCGTATCCTCCAGCAGGCCCGTGGCGAGGCGTTGAACGGTGAGACCAAGCCCGAGCGCCGGGTCAGCCAGCAGGCGATCTTCGCCGCGCGCAAGGAAATCCTTGGTTTGTACATGGCCGACGCCGTGGAGGAATACCTGGTGCAACTGGTCATGGCCACGCGTAACCCGGCCAAGTTCGACCAGGAAATGGCCGAGTGGATCGCTTACGGTGCCAGTCCACGCGGCTCGATCGCCCTCGATCGCTGCGCCCGCGCTCATGCCTGGCTGGCCGGTCGCGATTTCGTCAGCCCGGAAGACATTCAAGCGGTGCTGTTCGACGTGTTGCGCCATCGCATCATTCTGTCGTTCGAAGCCGAAGCCGCTGGCATCGATCAGGATCGCGTGGTGCAGCGGATTCTCGACGTCGTCGCCGTCGCTTGA
- a CDS encoding DUF58 domain-containing protein, which translates to MNAALPSEPGIRISLAELIEMRHRVREVQLFSTPSQRSPLIGLHHSKFRGRGVDFDQVRVYQAGDDVRTIDWRVTARTQEPHTKLFHEERERPIFIMVEQSTRLFFGSGLMFKSVLAAQVAALIGWAALGHNDRVGGLVFGDNEHYEIKPRRSKQSLLQLLNRLVKVNQSLHSEREPDRDAFGVALRRAREVLRPGSLAIVICDERALSDSAEQQLSLLARHCDLLMLPLSDPLDHALPAAGLLRFAERGAQLEIDTLNFDLRQTYRAQAEARIARWELLAQKLRVLLMPLSTQSEMVEQMREFLNPQRPGKGR; encoded by the coding sequence ATGAACGCCGCCCTGCCCTCCGAACCCGGTATCCGCATCAGCCTCGCCGAGCTGATCGAGATGCGTCACCGCGTGCGCGAGGTGCAACTGTTTTCCACGCCGAGTCAGCGCAGCCCGCTGATCGGCCTGCATCACTCGAAATTCCGTGGCCGTGGCGTCGACTTCGATCAGGTGCGGGTGTATCAGGCCGGTGACGATGTGCGCACCATCGACTGGCGCGTCACTGCGCGCACGCAGGAACCGCACACCAAGCTGTTCCACGAAGAGCGCGAGCGACCGATTTTCATCATGGTCGAGCAAAGCACCCGGCTGTTTTTCGGCTCGGGGCTGATGTTCAAATCGGTACTGGCGGCCCAGGTCGCGGCGCTGATCGGTTGGGCCGCGCTGGGGCACAACGACCGGGTTGGCGGGCTGGTGTTTGGCGATAACGAGCACTACGAAATCAAACCTCGCCGGAGCAAGCAGAGCCTGCTGCAATTGCTCAACCGTCTGGTCAAGGTCAATCAGTCGCTGCACAGCGAGCGCGAGCCAGATCGCGATGCCTTCGGCGTGGCCCTGCGCCGCGCGCGGGAAGTGCTGCGCCCGGGCAGTCTGGCCATCGTCATTTGCGATGAACGCGCTTTGTCCGACAGCGCCGAGCAGCAATTGAGTCTGCTGGCGCGGCATTGCGATCTGCTGATGTTGCCGCTGTCCGATCCACTCGATCACGCCCTGCCCGCCGCCGGCCTGCTGCGCTTCGCCGAACGTGGCGCACAACTGGAGATCGACACGCTGAACTTCGACCTGCGCCAGACCTACCGCGCCCAGGCCGAAGCGCGCATCGCCCGTTGGGAATTGCTCGCGCAAAAGCTGCGGGTGTTGCTGATGCCGTTGAGCACGCAGAGCGAAATGGTTGAGCAGATGCGCGAGTTCCTGAACCCGCAGCGTCCGGGGAAAGGTCGATGA
- a CDS encoding DUF4381 domain-containing protein, whose translation MNGLEQLQPLISPPPIAFWPPAPGWWLLLLLLPLLGFAVWKLRRFIPMKKRPVVRAEQPLDPVRIAALAELAQMPKPYDGAPAGAWLQQLNGLLKRLCRNHYPYSQSHTLNGRKWLAFLDNRCPAAGLTRWMVLVEGAYKPECKLDDKAIAGLTQAVDTWIRKHV comes from the coding sequence ATGAACGGCCTCGAACAACTGCAACCGCTGATCTCGCCGCCGCCGATCGCCTTCTGGCCACCGGCGCCGGGCTGGTGGCTGCTGCTTCTGCTGTTGCCGCTGCTGGGTTTTGCCGTGTGGAAGCTGCGCCGCTTCATTCCGATGAAGAAACGCCCGGTGGTACGCGCCGAGCAACCGCTGGATCCGGTGCGCATCGCCGCGCTCGCCGAACTGGCGCAAATGCCCAAGCCTTACGATGGCGCTCCGGCCGGTGCCTGGCTGCAACAACTCAACGGCCTGCTCAAACGCCTGTGCCGCAACCACTATCCGTACAGCCAGAGCCACACCCTCAACGGCCGGAAATGGCTGGCCTTCCTTGACAACCGCTGCCCGGCTGCCGGCCTGACGCGCTGGATGGTGCTGGTCGAAGGCGCGTACAAACCGGAATGCAAACTCGATGACAAAGCCATCGCCGGCCTGACCCAAGCGGTCGACACGTGGATTCGCAAACATGTTTGA
- a CDS encoding YcaO-like family protein: MSEREISSREAFVRINNVIQTLGLRARVRYVDDGNLVATAELYNEYDTLIESGAGKGPDALVGALAESLEHYAMFHAEPPFCKTLGCSDIASQNGVESDGIFTSLRKNIEPLQCLQLASLDGCAGLFVPCALLYPVKDERKTTSQPTRFLNRYASNSGTAFGCTKSEALLHGTLELIERHLLSRFFMAVCRLIPPIDLYSPSAPLLAQALFNNSYALRAAEALQIIIIKDESEVYLAVALPRTGPGDRHISAIGSGCSLDIFIAIQRAVTEQFQSNALYDANDEIADRKILDVLCQSEKLKQLIDFAPVKNLKLNTLAPPKNLLALSVPEQLALLRKNLSGMNKVLFFRTVMEYPGTNVVTQTYIPGLDRFNIIRNGQPVAPQHILLGTRSSPTA, translated from the coding sequence ATGTCAGAGCGTGAGATTTCATCCAGGGAAGCGTTTGTCCGAATAAACAATGTTATCCAGACACTGGGTTTGAGAGCGCGAGTGCGCTATGTAGATGACGGTAATCTGGTCGCTACTGCCGAACTCTATAACGAATACGACACGCTGATTGAATCAGGCGCAGGCAAAGGTCCCGACGCGCTTGTAGGTGCACTTGCTGAAAGCCTTGAGCACTACGCGATGTTTCACGCCGAGCCGCCATTTTGCAAAACGCTTGGTTGCAGTGACATCGCTTCGCAGAACGGGGTCGAGTCGGACGGCATTTTCACAAGTCTGCGAAAAAACATCGAGCCACTACAGTGTCTGCAGCTTGCATCACTCGACGGCTGCGCCGGGCTTTTTGTGCCATGCGCCCTGCTGTATCCGGTCAAAGATGAACGTAAAACAACGAGTCAACCGACGCGCTTTTTAAATCGCTACGCCTCTAACTCAGGAACTGCTTTCGGCTGCACGAAATCAGAAGCACTGCTGCACGGTACCCTGGAACTGATTGAGCGACACCTGTTGTCCCGGTTTTTCATGGCCGTCTGCAGACTGATACCTCCGATCGATCTCTACTCACCGTCGGCGCCCCTGCTTGCGCAAGCCCTGTTCAACAACTCATACGCGCTACGGGCTGCCGAAGCTTTGCAGATCATCATTATCAAAGACGAGTCAGAAGTTTATCTGGCAGTTGCATTACCACGAACCGGCCCCGGCGACCGACATATATCCGCAATCGGCTCCGGCTGTTCTTTGGACATATTTATCGCCATCCAAAGAGCGGTAACGGAGCAATTCCAATCAAACGCCTTATACGACGCCAACGATGAAATCGCGGACCGAAAGATACTTGATGTGCTTTGTCAATCCGAGAAACTGAAACAGCTGATAGACTTTGCACCTGTTAAAAACTTGAAACTCAATACCCTGGCGCCGCCAAAAAACCTGCTTGCACTCTCTGTTCCTGAACAACTTGCCTTGCTCCGAAAAAACCTGAGCGGCATGAACAAAGTCCTATTTTTCAGAACAGTCATGGAGTATCCCGGGACCAACGTAGTTACCCAGACTTATATCCCGGGTCTCGACCGATTCAACATAATCAGAAATGGCCAACCCGTAGCTCCTCAGCACATTTTGCTCGGCACCAGGAGCTCGCCAACGGCGTGA
- a CDS encoding ATP-binding cassette domain-containing protein: MQTFIRTACEKHRLLLVMTIGATITLKILALAPPLLLGKIVDSLNDADHTTLRTLLFFTAAFTLAGCIQSMTTPLQTLLLSKLVQRIVMDASINWMARLMGKDFSQFGTWRIGQFIKSVERGITAHEQLLMFFVTTGFPLCLEFLIVAGAFWYMGGAWVFCALAGLGGCYLYATHRIIRWRRKHIDAVNDQEDELSATLVNTLRAGKSIKLERAERTALQPLNRAFERYANAAVTVAGSGGLLSAAKILFISLSTGGLLAWGVMDQTSGQASISVGQLVAIFSIAGTFLLNVSALTEGYRVLDQFSADQRRLKELLATADFDNDRRNDSDALHNLSTLRLEPCEITHNGVAQLSIASQISFRQGQSVAIIGPSGAGKSTLLEALAGLDFSVRPRLFIDELCIDRLNARVHLETVRYSPQSPQFLEGSFEQSVLFGVEQSKTLNEAIQSLQLDEIIGRGHIAENATNISGGEAKRLSLLRLLNRPGKFNLFDEPSASIEPKLATPVWDLLFKTFAGQGFVCVTHDVEHLHRFDRVLVMQQGAIVDEGKWCELLERPAIKVILNSLHTQT, from the coding sequence ATGCAGACATTTATAAGAACAGCCTGCGAGAAACATCGACTCCTGCTGGTGATGACAATAGGCGCAACCATCACCCTGAAAATCCTCGCCCTGGCCCCTCCTTTGCTATTGGGCAAGATCGTCGATTCACTAAACGATGCCGATCACACAACGCTGCGTACGCTGCTTTTTTTCACCGCAGCTTTTACGCTGGCCGGTTGCATTCAGTCGATGACCACCCCGCTGCAAACGCTACTGCTCTCAAAGCTCGTCCAGCGAATTGTCATGGATGCTTCCATCAATTGGATGGCGCGGTTGATGGGCAAGGACTTTTCCCAGTTCGGCACGTGGCGAATAGGACAGTTCATCAAGTCGGTCGAGCGCGGAATCACTGCCCACGAACAGTTGCTGATGTTCTTCGTCACTACGGGTTTCCCCCTGTGTCTGGAATTTCTTATTGTGGCCGGCGCATTCTGGTATATGGGCGGAGCCTGGGTTTTCTGCGCGCTAGCAGGCCTCGGTGGCTGTTATCTCTATGCAACTCACCGGATCATTCGATGGCGCAGAAAACACATCGATGCTGTTAATGACCAGGAGGATGAGCTGAGTGCAACCTTGGTCAATACTTTGAGGGCTGGTAAATCGATAAAACTGGAACGCGCCGAACGCACGGCCCTACAACCCTTGAACCGAGCATTTGAGCGCTACGCCAACGCTGCTGTAACCGTAGCAGGCTCGGGCGGACTGTTGAGCGCGGCGAAGATTTTGTTTATCAGCCTGTCCACCGGCGGTTTGTTGGCTTGGGGAGTCATGGATCAGACGTCCGGACAAGCAAGTATCAGCGTCGGTCAGTTGGTAGCCATTTTCTCTATTGCTGGTACGTTCCTGTTGAATGTATCGGCGCTGACCGAAGGCTATCGGGTGCTGGATCAATTCTCGGCTGATCAACGGCGACTCAAAGAATTACTTGCAACTGCTGACTTCGATAACGATCGCCGCAATGACTCTGATGCGTTGCATAACCTATCAACATTACGGCTCGAGCCCTGCGAGATCACCCATAACGGTGTTGCGCAGCTATCAATTGCCAGCCAGATCAGCTTCCGACAGGGCCAATCCGTCGCGATCATCGGGCCCAGCGGCGCTGGCAAATCGACGTTACTCGAAGCGCTGGCAGGACTGGATTTTTCGGTGCGGCCCCGGCTGTTCATCGACGAGCTGTGCATAGATCGCTTAAATGCTCGCGTTCATCTGGAAACGGTGCGTTACAGCCCCCAGTCTCCGCAGTTCCTGGAAGGAAGCTTTGAACAGTCCGTACTTTTCGGTGTTGAGCAGTCGAAAACATTGAACGAGGCAATTCAATCTCTCCAGCTTGATGAAATCATTGGCCGAGGTCACATCGCTGAAAACGCCACCAATATCTCCGGAGGTGAAGCGAAGCGGCTTTCGTTGCTGCGACTCCTCAATCGACCGGGCAAATTCAATCTGTTTGATGAGCCGAGTGCTTCGATTGAACCGAAACTCGCCACACCAGTGTGGGATTTGCTATTCAAGACATTCGCTGGACAGGGCTTTGTATGTGTCACCCATGATGTTGAACATCTCCATCGTTTTGACCGCGTGCTCGTCATGCAGCAAGGCGCCATCGTTGATGAAGGCAAATGGTGCGAACTGCTTGAGCGCCCCGCCATCAAGGTCATATTGAACAGCTTGCACACGCAGACCTGA